A genomic window from Desulfobotulus mexicanus includes:
- the cobA gene encoding uroporphyrinogen-III C-methyltransferase produces the protein MEPGKVYLVGAGPGDPGLFTLKGRDCMARAGVIIYDYLAAPALLALAAPDAECIYVGKKGGDHTLSQEGINQLIVDKARTGRTVVRLKGGDPFIFGRGGEEAEVLKAEGIPFEIVPGVTAGIAASAYAGIPLTHRKMTATLAFVTGHEDPTKEDSRIDWEALSRGIGTLVFYMGVKNLPLITKQLLKYGRNPETPVALIRWGSTSQQQTVTGTLATIEEEVRRVGLKAPAIIVVGEVVELRSTLAWFEKERPLLGRRILVTRAREQASDLIAQLTQLGAHCIEMPTIRVVPPEDMSDMDAAIDRLGEYDWLVFTSVNGVKYFFKRLFDRGLDVRALHRVKTACIGPVTAERLLDYGIRCDILPENYRAESVVDAFRKEKMSGVRVLLPRAAEARSVLPDSLREMGAHMDEVTAYVTLPVKDQAEELIALLEKEGADMVTFTSSSTVKNFRSLIPDEHFGNLIQKLKVASIGPITSDTARELGFHVDTEALEYTIPGLVQAICGTAD, from the coding sequence ATGGAACCCGGAAAAGTTTATCTAGTTGGCGCAGGTCCCGGAGATCCCGGCCTTTTTACCCTCAAAGGCAGGGACTGCATGGCCCGTGCCGGAGTGATCATCTATGATTATCTGGCCGCTCCGGCCCTTCTGGCCCTGGCTGCTCCGGATGCGGAATGCATTTATGTGGGCAAAAAAGGCGGTGACCACACCCTTTCCCAGGAAGGTATAAACCAGCTCATTGTGGACAAAGCCCGCACGGGCCGTACCGTGGTCCGGCTCAAGGGGGGCGATCCCTTTATCTTCGGAAGGGGGGGAGAAGAAGCAGAAGTTCTCAAAGCAGAAGGTATTCCCTTTGAAATAGTACCCGGAGTCACAGCGGGCATTGCAGCCTCAGCCTATGCGGGTATCCCCCTGACCCACAGAAAAATGACAGCAACCCTCGCCTTTGTCACGGGCCATGAAGACCCCACCAAGGAAGACTCCCGCATTGACTGGGAGGCACTGAGCCGGGGCATCGGCACCCTGGTCTTCTATATGGGTGTGAAAAACCTCCCCCTCATCACAAAACAGCTTCTGAAATACGGCAGAAACCCGGAAACCCCCGTGGCCCTCATCCGCTGGGGAAGCACCAGCCAGCAGCAGACCGTAACCGGCACCCTTGCCACCATTGAAGAGGAAGTCCGCAGGGTGGGCCTGAAGGCACCGGCCATCATCGTGGTGGGTGAAGTGGTGGAACTGCGCAGCACCCTTGCATGGTTTGAAAAGGAACGCCCCCTTCTTGGCAGACGTATTCTGGTGACCCGTGCCAGAGAGCAGGCCAGCGATCTTATTGCTCAACTCACACAGCTGGGGGCACATTGCATTGAGATGCCCACCATACGGGTGGTGCCGCCTGAGGATATGTCGGACATGGATGCTGCCATTGACAGGCTGGGAGAGTATGACTGGCTGGTTTTTACCAGCGTAAACGGAGTAAAATATTTTTTCAAAAGACTCTTTGACAGAGGCTTGGACGTGCGGGCTCTGCACCGGGTAAAAACCGCCTGCATCGGACCTGTAACTGCGGAAAGACTTCTGGATTATGGCATCAGGTGTGACATTCTTCCGGAAAACTATCGCGCTGAATCCGTGGTGGATGCCTTCAGAAAGGAAAAAATGTCCGGAGTCAGGGTTCTGCTGCCCAGAGCGGCCGAAGCCCGGAGTGTACTGCCGGACAGCCTGAGGGAAATGGGTGCTCATATGGATGAGGTCACAGCCTATGTAACCCTTCCTGTTAAGGATCAGGCGGAAGAACTCATCGCTCTCCTTGAAAAAGAAGGAGCGGATATGGTCACCTTTACCAGCTCGTCAACAGTAAAAAATTTCAGAAGCCTGATACCAGATGAACACTTTGGAAACCTTATACAGAAACTCAAGGTAGCGTCCATCGGTCCCATCACTTCGGATACGGCAAGGGAGCTTGGTTTCCATGTGGATACGGAAGCCCTTGAGTACACCATACCCGGCCTTGTACAGGCTATTTGTGGCACAGCAGATTAA
- a CDS encoding FmdB family zinc ribbon protein, whose translation MPIYEYHCKSCEKNFESLVLKRDEVPGCPFCNGEKVQRLMSACGFISKGTGAGGETTVTSSAGASGCGGCSASSCAGCGV comes from the coding sequence ATGCCCATCTATGAATATCACTGCAAATCCTGTGAAAAAAACTTTGAATCTTTAGTCCTGAAACGGGATGAGGTTCCAGGCTGTCCCTTCTGTAACGGGGAAAAGGTACAGCGGCTCATGTCCGCCTGCGGTTTTATAAGCAAAGGTACAGGTGCCGGTGGAGAAACTACTGTCACAAGCAGCGCAGGTGCTTCCGGCTGTGGTGGATGCTCTGCCTCAAGCTGTGCCGGATGCGGGGTTTGA